One region of Bacterioplanoides sp. SCSIO 12839 genomic DNA includes:
- a CDS encoding adenosylcobalamin-dependent ribonucleoside-diphosphate reductase, producing the protein MSDQTLINSPTPAVIQKNNNAVNHQVPFQDASIDIWEQKYCLKDSHGIAVEFSIQDTFERVAQAIAAVEKTPELQQHWLNKFRWALENGAVPAGRIIANAGVTQHKAATSTVNTTVSDQLEDSMDQVLSKVQEAGLTLKSGAGIGYEFSTLRPQGNFVHGSGAESAGPLAIMDIFDKVCANVSCAGGKRGAQMATLDVSHPDVLGFIKAKREDGRLRHFNLSLLITDEFMNAVASDSEWPLVFPISQQEQENSPLDLNDPQQIVWKYWPVEDDYFYNEYGEVACRIYRTISAKTLWNVIMTSTYDYAEPGFILIDRVNDMNNNWFCENIRATNSCGEQPLPSYGGCLLGSVNLTRFVEQPFTSQATFNWQAFKEVVSVFTRMLDNVVEINGLPLSAQEHELLRKRRHGMGYLGLGSAITMLGMKYGDAESQGFTEEVTRQMALIGWQQALELAKEKGAAPLMNETFTLTPEHFAQRAELKKDGYQVGDTLSGKVLHSKYSRYMQRIREQAPELVDELAKVGARFTHHMSIAPTGTISLSLGNNVSNGIEPSFAHHYARNIIKPGRKTKEKVDVFSYELLAYRALVNPQAMPYDEQHPLPEYFITSDSVTPKQHVNIQAAAQKWVDSAISKTANVPTDFPFEEFKGIYRYAYEQGLKGCTTFRFNPEVFQGVLVKEEDLENTLYRFTLDNGEVIEVKGNDMVEYEGETHSAANLFDALKEGYYGKL; encoded by the coding sequence ATGAGTGACCAAACGTTAATTAATTCACCAACACCTGCTGTAATCCAAAAAAATAATAATGCAGTAAATCATCAGGTTCCCTTTCAGGATGCATCCATCGATATCTGGGAACAAAAGTATTGCCTTAAAGACAGCCATGGCATTGCTGTGGAGTTTTCCATCCAGGACACCTTTGAGCGGGTTGCCCAAGCCATTGCTGCTGTCGAAAAAACACCGGAGTTACAACAGCACTGGTTAAATAAATTTCGTTGGGCGCTGGAAAATGGCGCAGTGCCAGCCGGGCGAATTATTGCCAATGCGGGAGTCACCCAACATAAAGCAGCCACGTCAACCGTCAACACCACGGTATCAGATCAGTTAGAAGACTCGATGGATCAGGTGTTGTCTAAAGTACAGGAAGCCGGACTGACGCTAAAATCCGGTGCTGGCATTGGTTACGAGTTTTCGACGTTACGTCCACAAGGTAACTTTGTGCATGGCAGTGGTGCCGAATCGGCCGGCCCTCTGGCGATTATGGATATCTTCGATAAAGTCTGTGCCAATGTTTCCTGCGCCGGCGGTAAGCGGGGTGCCCAGATGGCAACGCTGGATGTCAGCCACCCGGATGTACTCGGGTTTATCAAAGCAAAACGCGAAGATGGCCGCTTACGTCACTTTAACTTATCACTGCTAATTACTGACGAATTTATGAACGCGGTAGCCAGTGATTCAGAATGGCCACTGGTTTTTCCGATCAGTCAGCAAGAGCAGGAAAACTCTCCGCTTGATCTTAACGATCCACAGCAGATTGTGTGGAAATACTGGCCGGTTGAAGACGATTATTTTTATAACGAATATGGCGAGGTTGCCTGTCGTATTTACCGTACTATTTCGGCAAAAACATTGTGGAATGTGATTATGACGTCCACTTACGATTATGCCGAGCCCGGTTTTATTCTGATTGACCGCGTCAACGACATGAATAACAACTGGTTTTGTGAAAATATCCGTGCCACCAATTCCTGTGGTGAACAGCCTCTGCCTTCTTATGGTGGCTGCTTATTAGGGTCAGTGAATTTAACACGGTTTGTTGAGCAGCCTTTTACCTCACAAGCAACGTTTAACTGGCAGGCCTTTAAAGAAGTCGTCAGTGTATTCACACGTATGCTGGATAATGTGGTTGAAATTAACGGCTTACCTTTATCCGCTCAGGAGCATGAACTATTACGCAAGCGCCGCCATGGCATGGGTTACCTGGGTTTAGGTTCAGCGATTACCATGTTGGGAATGAAATATGGCGATGCGGAGTCGCAAGGTTTTACTGAAGAAGTCACCCGCCAGATGGCTTTGATTGGCTGGCAACAAGCGCTGGAGCTGGCAAAAGAAAAAGGGGCTGCTCCGCTAATGAACGAAACCTTCACACTGACCCCTGAGCACTTTGCTCAACGAGCCGAGTTAAAAAAAGACGGCTATCAGGTAGGTGATACCTTGTCTGGCAAAGTGTTGCACAGCAAATACAGCCGCTATATGCAGCGCATTCGTGAACAGGCACCCGAACTGGTAGACGAACTGGCAAAAGTCGGGGCACGCTTTACTCACCATATGTCCATTGCTCCAACCGGAACCATCAGTCTGTCTTTGGGCAATAACGTCAGCAATGGCATCGAACCCAGCTTTGCTCATCATTACGCCCGCAATATTATTAAACCGGGCCGTAAGACCAAAGAAAAAGTCGATGTTTTTTCGTATGAACTACTGGCCTATCGTGCACTGGTGAATCCACAAGCCATGCCTTATGACGAGCAGCATCCATTACCTGAATATTTTATTACCTCCGACAGTGTTACCCCCAAACAACACGTCAATATTCAGGCCGCCGCTCAGAAGTGGGTGGATTCAGCCATTTCCAAAACCGCCAACGTGCCTACGGATTTTCCTTTTGAAGAATTTAAAGGCATTTATCGTTATGCCTATGAACAAGGCCTGAAAGGCTGCACCACCTTCCGCTTTAACCCTGAAGTATTTCAGGGCGTTTTAGTGAAAGAAGAAGACCTGGAAAACACACTGTATCGCTTCACACTGGATAATGGGGAAGTTATCGAAGTTAAGGGCAACGATATGGTTGAGTACGAAGGCGAAACCCACAGTGCAGCGAATTTATTTGATGCATTAAAAGAAGGTTATTACGGCAAGCTGTAA
- a CDS encoding isoprenylcysteine carboxylmethyltransferase family protein, translating to MSFLETRIPPPVVMLFFATVIWWQADLTQIPLIPGYHSLFWPAVLVFGTGALFDLISLKHFLKAKTTINPLSPEKASQLVSTGIYAFTRNPMYVGLLLWLLAICLYLNTLFGLLAPLGFVAYINRFQIQPEEKYLQQLFGESYLSYKQQVPRWLIIK from the coding sequence ATGTCATTTCTGGAAACACGCATACCACCTCCCGTTGTCATGCTGTTTTTTGCTACCGTCATTTGGTGGCAAGCCGACCTGACGCAAATTCCATTAATTCCGGGATATCACTCATTGTTTTGGCCTGCAGTGTTAGTCTTTGGCACTGGTGCTTTATTTGATCTGATCAGCCTGAAACACTTTCTGAAAGCAAAAACCACCATCAACCCACTCTCACCAGAAAAAGCATCGCAACTTGTATCAACGGGTATTTATGCATTTACCCGTAATCCAATGTACGTTGGACTATTATTATGGCTGCTGGCCATATGCCTGTATCTGAATACATTGTTTGGATTATTAGCTCCCTTAGGTTTTGTTGCCTATATCAATCGCTTCCAGATTCAGCCCGAAGAAAAATACTTACAACAATTATTTGGTGAATCATACCTGAGCTATAAGCAACAGGTTCCGCGATGGCTTATTATTAAATAA
- a CDS encoding FUSC family protein translates to MYIAPRPKANDDPYFALRLALASSLALMVGLLIDSNMLLMMPVLIISLMGGMRKAFDVNKAVSSPILVIVLISAFYWLLSYLHVRPILTLLVVFYIAALAYYITLKNGSPLGMIILIAIVMMSVSGAKSTLALAFVHTAMIEAAITTFILIPLLYWILPTRATEPLPEEYQPDSHGYLLERAVLRAAVLMALLGWMYTLLDQSNITLVITAVFTLMFPCKEHQFEEARERSYATIVGGGFALVILTTFGFVGHLSVLFFMTLIAGIFLANQMISGKNPPMVYQFTLSVMMTLICGSLNDQSPVYLTILRILLTIIGTLGAVFLYATLERLLIKDVEITAHQAKNPD, encoded by the coding sequence ATGTATATTGCCCCACGCCCGAAAGCCAACGACGACCCTTATTTTGCCTTACGGCTGGCACTGGCCAGCAGTTTGGCACTGATGGTTGGTTTATTGATTGATTCCAACATGTTACTGATGATGCCCGTACTGATCATCAGTTTAATGGGCGGCATGAGAAAAGCCTTTGACGTCAACAAAGCTGTCTCAAGCCCGATTTTAGTGATTGTGCTGATTTCTGCTTTTTATTGGCTGTTATCCTATTTACACGTCAGGCCGATACTGACCTTACTGGTGGTGTTTTATATTGCCGCACTGGCGTATTACATCACTTTAAAAAATGGCAGCCCCCTGGGCATGATTATTCTGATTGCCATTGTCATGATGTCGGTATCCGGAGCAAAATCGACACTGGCACTGGCCTTTGTACACACTGCCATGATCGAAGCTGCCATCACCACCTTTATATTAATTCCATTGCTGTATTGGATATTGCCCACTCGGGCAACAGAACCCCTGCCTGAAGAGTATCAGCCGGATTCCCATGGTTATTTACTGGAACGTGCCGTTTTACGAGCGGCGGTATTAATGGCATTGCTGGGGTGGATGTATACCCTGCTGGATCAGTCCAATATTACCCTGGTGATTACCGCGGTATTTACCCTGATGTTTCCGTGTAAAGAACACCAGTTTGAAGAAGCCCGGGAACGCAGTTATGCCACAATAGTTGGTGGTGGGTTTGCGTTGGTGATTCTTACCACATTTGGTTTTGTTGGGCATTTGTCGGTATTGTTCTTTATGACGTTAATCGCTGGCATCTTTTTAGCTAACCAAATGATTAGCGGCAAAAATCCACCCATGGTATACCAGTTTACTTTATCGGTGATGATGACTTTGATCTGTGGTTCATTAAATGACCAATCTCCTGTCTACCTTACTATCCTGCGAATTTTACTGACCATTATCGGAACATTAGGCGCGGTATTTTTATATGCAACACTGGAAAGATTACTGATTAAAGATGTGGAAATTACCGCACACCAAGCCAAAAACCCGGACTAG
- a CDS encoding HlyD family secretion protein — MNSQSHLDHQNEESSAGNSNLSAKKLSLTIFSLFLLVLFWHVVTDRLAPSSSRGAVKAYVTQLSPKVAGQVTQVFVHDGEMVSPGQPLFALDDRVYQLAVKQAENQLASAIKSTKANSAAILSSQASVNEALVNLENIKTSTSRTLALARRNLLSSSRADDAKAELKAAQASYEKAKASLESAILALGADDDRNLEVQASRLALEKAQLDLEYATVTAPTQGVITNLSLAIGQYVAPKNPALTFIDSRGAWISVDLRENQLGNVSVGDQVDVAYDAVPGEIFKGEVKAIAWGIDPGRSSANGLQKNPSFTQWFEPARKIPVHIELTGGMEQWPEAAKAGGKVNALIYAKGDSNIVAWISGIIFYIQSYISYLY, encoded by the coding sequence ATGAACAGCCAAAGCCACCTCGATCATCAGAATGAAGAATCATCCGCTGGCAACTCAAATCTGAGCGCTAAGAAGTTATCTCTGACTATTTTTTCATTATTTTTACTGGTGCTGTTCTGGCATGTTGTAACCGATCGTCTGGCACCGTCGTCTTCGCGGGGAGCCGTTAAAGCTTACGTCACTCAGCTGTCACCTAAAGTTGCCGGCCAGGTGACTCAGGTGTTTGTACACGATGGCGAAATGGTTTCTCCCGGCCAACCGTTGTTTGCACTGGATGATCGGGTTTATCAGCTGGCGGTTAAACAGGCTGAGAATCAGCTGGCCAGTGCGATTAAATCTACCAAAGCCAACTCAGCCGCCATTTTATCGTCTCAGGCATCGGTTAACGAAGCGCTGGTGAATCTTGAAAACATTAAAACCTCCACCAGCCGTACCCTGGCACTGGCTCGCCGTAACTTATTATCATCTTCCCGGGCTGACGATGCCAAAGCAGAACTAAAAGCCGCGCAGGCTTCTTATGAAAAAGCCAAAGCGTCTTTGGAGAGTGCCATTCTGGCCTTAGGAGCCGATGACGATCGCAACCTGGAAGTACAAGCCTCACGCCTGGCCCTGGAAAAAGCTCAACTGGATCTGGAATACGCTACGGTTACCGCACCAACACAAGGAGTGATCACCAACCTCAGCCTGGCAATTGGCCAGTACGTTGCCCCTAAAAACCCGGCATTAACTTTTATTGATTCCCGCGGTGCCTGGATATCCGTTGATTTACGTGAAAACCAGCTGGGCAACGTGAGTGTTGGTGACCAGGTGGATGTTGCTTATGACGCGGTGCCTGGTGAAATTTTTAAAGGTGAAGTGAAAGCCATTGCCTGGGGCATTGACCCTGGTCGCAGCAGCGCTAATGGATTACAGAAAAATCCATCCTTTACCCAGTGGTTTGAACCCGCGCGAAAAATTCCGGTGCATATTGAATTAACGGGTGGCATGGAACAATGGCCAGAAGCCGCCAAAGCCGGCGGCAAAGTGAATGCATTAATTTATGCCAAGGGAGATTCCAATATCGTTGCCTGGATCTCCGGCATTATTTTCTACATTCAATCGTATATCTCTTATTTATATTAA
- the ectA gene encoding diaminobutyrate acetyltransferase, whose protein sequence is MSPASDCLSELSDISPAYTFRTPQATDGNVVFELVSRCQPLDENSLYCNLLQCSHFSDTSIVAEAKGQMVGFISGYRLPQQPNTLFVWQVAVDASQRGKGLASQMLENLVKRVADVTYLHTTITPDNKASWNTFKRFALNLKAPLSHNVLFDKHQHFAGKHDSEELVVIGPFTRL, encoded by the coding sequence GTGAGCCCAGCTTCCGATTGTTTGTCAGAACTCTCTGATATTTCTCCTGCATATACCTTCCGCACCCCACAAGCCACTGATGGCAATGTTGTGTTTGAGTTGGTTAGCCGTTGTCAGCCTCTGGATGAAAACTCACTGTATTGCAATCTGTTGCAGTGCAGTCATTTCAGTGACACCAGTATCGTCGCTGAGGCAAAAGGGCAGATGGTGGGGTTTATTTCCGGCTATCGATTGCCGCAGCAGCCGAATACCTTGTTTGTCTGGCAGGTGGCTGTCGATGCCAGCCAGCGTGGCAAAGGGTTGGCCAGTCAGATGCTGGAAAACCTGGTTAAGCGTGTAGCGGATGTGACGTATCTGCACACCACCATCACGCCGGATAACAAAGCATCGTGGAATACCTTTAAGCGTTTCGCCCTGAACCTCAAGGCACCGCTCAGTCATAACGTCTTATTCGATAAACACCAACATTTTGCTGGCAAGCATGACAGCGAAGAGCTGGTGGTTATTGGTCCTTTTACTCGTTTATAA
- the ectB gene encoding diaminobutyrate--2-oxoglutarate transaminase: MEIFDQLESNVRGYCRAFPVVFTKAQNALLTDSEGKEYIDFLGGAGTLNYGHNNPKFKQALVDYINSDGMTHGLDMHTNAKQAFLESFQSRILKPRKMDYRVQFTGPTGTNAVEAALKIARKNTGRHTIVSFTNGFHGVTQGSVAVTANQKYKESVGMPLPGVQFMPYDGYLGDFDTLEYFEKALEDQSSGLGHPAGVIVECIQGEGGLNVASKAWMVRLQEICRRYDIVLIVDDIQAGCGRSGTFFSFEEFGIEPDVITLSKSLGGYGLPMAIVLLKEQLDSWKPGEHNGTFRGNNHAFITARQALEHYWADDQFSACVQKKAAHLKARLKEIQAKHGGQLKHKGKGIMQGLEFKSGELADAVTELAFKRNLVIETSGSQGQVVKVLAPLTIENTVLDQGLDILSDCIADALSENISKAS, from the coding sequence ATGGAAATTTTTGATCAGCTTGAATCAAACGTTCGTGGTTATTGCCGTGCTTTTCCGGTGGTATTTACCAAGGCACAAAATGCCTTATTAACGGACAGCGAAGGGAAAGAGTACATCGACTTTCTCGGTGGGGCCGGAACATTAAATTATGGCCACAATAATCCAAAGTTTAAGCAAGCGCTGGTGGATTACATCAACTCAGACGGCATGACCCACGGCTTGGATATGCACACCAATGCTAAACAGGCGTTTCTGGAATCGTTCCAAAGCCGGATTTTAAAGCCACGCAAGATGGACTATCGCGTTCAGTTTACCGGCCCTACCGGCACCAATGCGGTGGAAGCGGCATTAAAAATTGCCCGCAAAAATACCGGCCGTCATACCATTGTTTCGTTTACGAATGGTTTTCACGGTGTCACTCAGGGGTCGGTAGCGGTGACCGCTAACCAGAAATATAAAGAGTCGGTGGGCATGCCACTACCGGGCGTGCAGTTTATGCCATACGACGGGTATCTGGGTGACTTTGATACGCTGGAATATTTCGAAAAAGCACTGGAAGATCAGTCTTCGGGCTTGGGCCATCCAGCGGGTGTTATTGTTGAGTGTATCCAGGGGGAAGGCGGTTTAAACGTTGCCAGTAAAGCCTGGATGGTGCGCTTGCAGGAAATTTGTCGGCGTTACGATATAGTGCTGATTGTTGATGATATTCAGGCCGGTTGTGGCCGCAGCGGTACCTTTTTCAGTTTTGAAGAATTCGGCATTGAGCCGGACGTAATTACTTTGTCGAAATCCTTGGGTGGTTATGGTTTGCCAATGGCGATTGTGTTGTTGAAAGAGCAGCTCGACAGCTGGAAACCGGGTGAACATAACGGCACTTTTCGTGGTAATAACCATGCCTTTATCACCGCCCGCCAGGCATTAGAACACTACTGGGCAGACGACCAGTTCTCTGCGTGTGTGCAGAAAAAAGCCGCACACCTGAAGGCCCGTTTAAAAGAAATTCAGGCGAAGCATGGTGGCCAGCTGAAGCACAAAGGCAAAGGCATTATGCAGGGACTGGAATTTAAATCGGGTGAATTAGCCGATGCGGTGACTGAACTGGCGTTTAAACGCAACCTGGTGATCGAAACCAGTGGTTCCCAGGGGCAGGTGGTGAAGGTACTTGCACCTCTGACGATTGAAAATACGGTACTGGATCAGGGATTGGATATCTTGTCAGACTGTATTGCCGATGCGTTATCCGAAAATATATCCAAAGCCAGCTAA
- a CDS encoding ectoine synthase, with amino-acid sequence MIVRTLDECKNSNRAINGGTWESVRMLLKDDNMGFSFHITTIFAGTETPIWYQNHLESVYCISGFGEVETCDDGKIYKIEPGTLYILDKHDKHLLRATEDMQMACVFNPPLNGKEVHDENGVYALEAETID; translated from the coding sequence GTGATTGTTCGCACTTTAGATGAGTGTAAAAACTCGAACCGTGCCATCAATGGTGGCACCTGGGAATCCGTTCGTATGTTGTTAAAAGACGACAATATGGGGTTCTCTTTTCATATCACGACAATATTTGCCGGGACTGAAACCCCGATCTGGTATCAGAATCATCTGGAATCGGTTTATTGCATCAGTGGTTTTGGCGAAGTTGAAACCTGTGACGATGGAAAAATATACAAAATTGAGCCGGGCACTCTGTATATTCTGGATAAACATGATAAGCACCTGCTGCGTGCAACGGAAGATATGCAGATGGCCTGTGTCTTCAACCCACCGCTGAATGGCAAAGAAGTGCACGATGAAAATGGCGTGTATGCTCTGGAAGCGGAAACGATTGATTAA
- the can gene encoding carbonate dehydratase yields the protein MTIENLLEKNRRWSENQTYIDPDFFQRLSLQQTPEYLWIGCSDSRVPANQVVGLDPGELFVHRNIANVVLHTDFNCLSVLQFAVDVLKVRHVIVCGHYGCGGVKAALGNTEFGLVDNWLRHIKDVYYQHQDEVNAIKSEEARIDRLCELNVMEQVNNLAKTKIVQHAWDRGQELAIHGLIYSIKDGLLQELNVNARTPEFIDPIFRMQSDN from the coding sequence ATGACTATTGAAAATTTATTAGAGAAAAATCGTCGTTGGTCAGAAAACCAGACCTATATCGATCCGGATTTCTTTCAACGCCTGAGCCTGCAACAAACGCCGGAATATTTATGGATTGGTTGCTCCGATTCACGGGTACCCGCTAATCAGGTGGTGGGCTTAGATCCCGGTGAATTATTTGTCCACCGTAATATCGCCAATGTGGTATTACACACCGACTTTAACTGTTTATCGGTATTGCAGTTTGCGGTCGATGTATTAAAAGTGCGCCACGTGATTGTTTGTGGCCACTATGGCTGCGGCGGTGTAAAAGCCGCGTTAGGCAATACCGAATTTGGGTTGGTGGATAACTGGTTACGCCATATTAAAGATGTGTATTACCAGCATCAGGATGAAGTCAACGCCATTAAATCCGAAGAAGCCCGCATTGATCGTTTGTGTGAGTTAAACGTGATGGAACAGGTAAACAATCTGGCGAAAACCAAAATTGTGCAACACGCCTGGGATCGTGGTCAGGAGTTAGCCATTCATGGCCTGATTTATTCAATCAAAGACGGGTTATTACAGGAGCTGAACGTTAACGCCCGGACTCCTGAGTTTATTGATCCGATTTTCCGGATGCAGTCTGACAACTGA
- a CDS encoding peptidylprolyl isomerase produces MQMIEIPTVNLDDNNQPEEPNTIPDILVNGTAISEAQILAEMQYHPADNQRDATIAAAEALVIIELIKQRCEQLGIKTDDGSELTDDQMLAELMQREVQVPAISDEECQRYFTANPDKFITSPILEVDHILLAADKEDLDQRAEAKELADGLLEQIQQQPQLFSDFAMRHSMCPSKEQGGSLGQISKGQTVPEFEKVLFLAEEGLLNRPVETRYGYHIARINRRIEGQLLEFDQVEEKIKTYLNEKVHRKALAQYIELLISDAEIEGFEFQVSDSPLVQ; encoded by the coding sequence ATGCAGATGATCGAAATTCCTACCGTTAATCTGGATGATAACAATCAGCCAGAAGAGCCAAATACCATCCCCGACATTCTGGTGAATGGCACAGCCATTAGCGAAGCCCAGATACTGGCAGAAATGCAATACCACCCAGCCGATAATCAACGTGATGCCACCATTGCTGCCGCCGAAGCGCTAGTTATTATTGAGCTGATAAAACAGCGCTGTGAACAACTGGGTATAAAAACCGACGATGGCTCTGAGTTAACTGACGACCAGATGTTAGCCGAGCTGATGCAACGCGAAGTTCAGGTTCCGGCCATCAGTGATGAAGAATGCCAGCGTTATTTTACTGCCAACCCGGATAAGTTTATTACCTCGCCGATTCTTGAAGTCGACCATATTCTGTTGGCCGCTGACAAAGAAGATCTGGATCAGCGCGCTGAAGCGAAAGAACTGGCGGATGGCCTGCTGGAGCAAATTCAGCAACAACCGCAACTGTTCAGCGACTTTGCCATGCGCCACTCTATGTGCCCATCCAAAGAACAAGGTGGTTCCTTAGGCCAGATCAGCAAAGGCCAGACCGTACCTGAGTTTGAGAAAGTATTATTCCTGGCAGAAGAAGGTTTATTAAACCGTCCGGTAGAAACCCGTTATGGCTACCATATCGCCCGTATTAACCGCCGCATCGAAGGCCAGCTATTGGAATTTGATCAGGTGGAAGAAAAAATCAAAACCTACCTGAATGAAAAAGTACACCGTAAGGCCCTGGCACAATATATCGAGTTATTAATCTCAGATGCTGAGATCGAAGGTTTTGAGTTCCAGGTCAGTGATTCGCCCCTGGTTCAGTGA
- the narI gene encoding respiratory nitrate reductase subunit gamma, with the protein MNYLNDLLFGIYPYIALAVFVLGSLIRYDRDQYTWKTGSSQMLESKMLRKGSMPFHVGIIMVLAGHFVGLLTPHQVWDVLGITASMKQVFAMAMGGFFGLICFYGLTILIIRRFTNERVKASSSSMDNAILLLLYAQLILGLASIFVSAGHLDGAEMLMLMSWAQNMVTFQVADAAAAIANVHWIYKLHVFLGMTLFLVFPFSRLVHVWSVPLKYFRRNYQIVRTKQSNS; encoded by the coding sequence ATGAACTACTTAAATGACCTATTGTTTGGCATCTACCCTTACATCGCGCTGGCCGTGTTTGTATTAGGTAGTTTGATTCGTTACGACCGTGACCAGTACACCTGGAAAACCGGTTCCTCACAGATGCTGGAAAGCAAGATGTTGCGCAAAGGCAGCATGCCCTTCCACGTCGGTATTATTATGGTATTAGCCGGTCACTTTGTGGGCCTGTTAACCCCACACCAGGTATGGGACGTGTTAGGTATTACTGCCAGCATGAAACAAGTGTTCGCGATGGCGATGGGTGGTTTCTTTGGTTTAATCTGTTTTTACGGTTTAACCATTTTAATTATCCGTCGTTTCACCAACGAACGTGTTAAGGCTTCCAGCTCGAGTATGGATAACGCCATCCTGCTGCTGTTATACGCTCAGTTAATTCTGGGTCTGGCCAGTATCTTTGTTTCTGCCGGTCACTTAGACGGTGCTGAAATGTTAATGCTGATGAGCTGGGCACAGAATATGGTGACTTTCCAGGTTGCAGATGCTGCTGCGGCTATCGCCAACGTACACTGGATTTACAAGTTACACGTATTCCTGGGTATGACGTTATTCCTGGTATTCCCATTCAGCCGTCTGGTTCATGTATGGAGCGTGCCACTGAAATATTTCCGTCGTAATTACCAGATTGTTCGTACCAAACAATCCAACTCTTAA
- the narJ gene encoding nitrate reductase molybdenum cofactor assembly chaperone, producing MKIFKLISLLLDYPETEIGDDRAAIFELIQADDDISAETKIEMIDFVEQRASMDLLDWQSDYDALFERGRNLSLLLFEHVHGESRDRGQAMVDLMEQYKQAGLEIGAKELPDYLPLFLEFLSTQDREDARAWLQDVSHILATLQSRLEQRDEGYASLLAALLEISQAELDLNEIRENIAKEERDDTNEAIDKVWEEEMVTFSGGPDQTNCPSSVSRPSEQQSRVNEMPVNIIQPTAQAR from the coding sequence ATGAAAATTTTTAAATTAATTTCCCTGTTGCTTGACTATCCGGAAACCGAAATTGGTGATGATCGTGCTGCAATTTTCGAACTGATTCAGGCTGATGACGATATCAGCGCAGAAACCAAAATCGAGATGATCGATTTTGTTGAGCAGCGTGCATCAATGGATCTGCTCGACTGGCAATCGGATTACGATGCGTTATTTGAACGTGGTCGTAATTTATCCCTGCTGTTGTTTGAACACGTTCACGGCGAAAGCCGTGACCGTGGCCAGGCCATGGTGGATTTAATGGAACAATATAAACAGGCCGGATTAGAAATCGGAGCGAAAGAACTGCCCGACTACTTACCGCTGTTTTTAGAGTTTTTATCCACCCAGGATCGCGAAGATGCTCGTGCCTGGTTGCAGGATGTCAGTCATATTCTGGCCACCCTTCAATCGCGCCTGGAACAACGCGATGAAGGTTACGCTTCTTTATTAGCTGCCCTGCTGGAAATCAGCCAGGCAGAACTGGACCTGAATGAAATTCGTGAAAATATCGCCAAAGAAGAACGTGACGATACCAACGAAGCGATTGATAAAGTCTGGGAAGAAGAAATGGTGACCTTCTCCGGTGGACCGGATCAGACTAACTGCCCAAGCAGTGTATCCCGCCCGAGTGAGCAACAAAGCCGTGTTAACGAAATGCCGGTAAATATTATTCAACCGACTGCACAAGCGCGATAA